Proteins found in one Mixophyes fleayi isolate aMixFle1 chromosome 8, aMixFle1.hap1, whole genome shotgun sequence genomic segment:
- the PLK3 gene encoding serine/threonine-protein kinase PLK3, which translates to MESACYIQSHPFQTSLLAAPKPEPPRPGHQSPCKVITDPLSGRSYRKGRLLGKGGFARCYEMTEVSTNKSFAVKVIPHSRVSKPHQREKIVNEIDLHRELHHKHVVKFSHHFEDSENIYIFLELCSRKSLAHIWKARHTLLEPEVRYYLKQIISGLKYLHIRGILHRDLKLGNFFINENMELKVGDFGLAARLEPPDQRKKTICGTPNYLAPEVLYRHGHGPESDIWSLGCVMYTLLCGTPPFETSDLKETYRCIKQVKYTLPACLSSAAKQLIVGILKRCPSERLTLDQILEHEFFTKSYTPDKLPPSSCVMVPELHPPNPAKSLFTKVAKSLFGKSKSKAKKGPSEEKEDISKLVTGLMKTSICRQLSYKTVDGNEVAPVSGHVLTGTYSPVETLTEEASGKSVSQSIRGSLVSSDAFEDCITASGVMETALEVIKDCLSSMPTGEGKPAPLSRHENFTWVSKWVDYSNKYGFGYQLSNRCIGVLFNNGTHMVLPATRRNVHYNLTNSRYFVFPVTAVPEQLQGQMSVLQYFATYMEKNLMKGGDLPCQDEGCQPLLLLLQWVKTEHALLMLFNNGTLQVNFYNDHTKLILSKPQDVYLVTYINRDRSSQTFLLSSLRENGCSSDMFHRLKYSLKLLQQKVES; encoded by the exons ATGGAGTCTGCGTGTTATATCCAGTCACATCCCTTCCAGACCAGCCTGCTGGCTGCCCCCAAACCCGAGCCCCCCCGGCCCGGGCACCAGAGCCCCTGCAAGGTCATCACTGACCCCCTGAGTGGTCGGAGCTACAGGAAGGGGCGTCTGCTGGGCAAG GGCGGATTCGCTCGATGTTATGAGATGACTGAAGTTTCCACTAATAAAAGTTTTGCTGTGAAAGTTATTCCACACAGTCGTGTTTCCAAACCTCACCAGCGTGAAAAG ATTGTAAATGAAATAGATCTGCACAGAGAGCTACATCACAAACATGTCGTGAAATTCTCTCACCATTTCGAGGACTCTGAAAACATCTACATTTTTCTTGAGCTCTGCAGCCGTAAA TCTCTCGCTCATATCTGGAAAGCACGTCACACTCTCCTTGAACCTGAAGTCCGGTATTACCTGAAGCAAATAATTTCTGGACTCAAGTATCTGCACATAAGAGGCATTCTTCACCGGGACCTCAAACTAG GTAACTTCTTTATCAATGAGAACATGGAGCTGAAAGTTGGTGACTTTGGATTGGCGGCCAGACTGGAACCCCCAGATCAGCGGAAGAA AACAATATGTGGAACTCCAAATTATCTGGCCCCCGAAGTTCTCTACAGACACGGTCACGGGCCGGAATCAGACATCTGGTCCCTGGGATGTGTTAT GTATACACTGCTGTGCGGCACTCCGCCGTTTGAGACTTCTGACTTGAAGGAAACCTATCGCTGTATCAAGCAGGTGAAATACACTCTCCCGGCCTGTCTGTCTTCTGCTGCTAAACAGCTCATCGTGGGGATTTTGAAGCGCTGCCCCAGCGAGCGTCTAACACTGGACCAAATTCTTGAGCATGAATTCTTCACGAAG AGCTACACTCCGGACAAACTGCCCCCCAGTAGTTGTGTGATGGTCCCAGAGCTGCACCCACCCAATCCCGCCAAGAGTCTCTTCACCAAAGTCGCTAAGAGCTTGTTTGGCAAAAGCAAATCCAAAG CTAAGAAGGGACCCTCGGAGGAGAAGGAAGACATTTCTAAGTTGGTAACTGGTCTGATGAAAACCTCAATCTGCCGACAGCTGAGCTACAAAACCGTGGATGGAAATGAG GTTGCCCCAGTCAGTGGCCATGTCCTAACTGGCACTTACAGTCCTGTAGAGACTCTGACAGAAGAGGCTTCTGGGAAGTCTGTCTCACAGTCGATTCGTGGGAGTCTGGTTAGCAGTGATG CGTTCGAAGACTGTATAACTGCGTCAGGTGTTATGGAAACTGCCCTCGAGGTCATCAAAGACTGTCTGTCTTCAATGCCAACAG GTGAGGGGAAGCCGGCTCCTCTTTCTAGACATGAGAACTTCACGTGGGTGAGCAAATGGGTGGATTACTCTAACAAGTACGGGTTTGGATACCAGCTGTCCAACCGCTGCATCGGGGTACTCTTCAACAATGGCACACACATGGTGCTACCAGCAACCCGCAG GAACGTCCACTACAATCTGACAAACAGCCGCTATTTTGTGTTCCCGGTTACAGCGGTGCCGGAACAGCTTCAGGGCCAAATGAGCGTCTTGCAGTACTTTGCCACGTACATGGAGAAGAACTTGATGAAG GGAGGGGATTTGCCCTGTCAGGATGAGGGGTGTCAGCCCCTCTTGCTgcttctgcagtgggtgaaaaCTGAACACGCCCTACTGATGCTGTTCAACAACGGAACCCTCCAG GTGAATTTCTACAATGATCACACTAAACTCATCCTCAGCAAACCTCAGGACGTCTATCTGGTCACTTACATCAACCGGGACCGTAGCTCCCAGACGTTCCTGCTCAGCTCCTTGCGGGAAAACGGCTGCAGCTCTGACATGTTCCACCGCCTGAAATATAGTCTGAAGCTTCTACAGCAGAAGGTGGAATCCTAA
- the DYNLT4 gene encoding dynein light chain Tctex-type 4 — MAGTNPSLSEEVLAQLSQAAGTEGPDHSLTKSGPLSRRRSSHSIETTPRPLVRLRSIDERPLMYSRRNSVVSNMNVPFSRRNSFCAVGPTKRLSLGPWAHYGRVSFSGLPLYQPIKEVQYENTYKTGPDQGCRFNPGGAQKALETILGNYLVDTKYNPLTSSQLTQNLSDLIRSKLKELCPNRYKVVCNVFLGQMGHQGIKVVSRSLWDPQNDNFVSASFCNATLFAVAMVHGSYYE, encoded by the coding sequence ATGGCGGGTACTAATCCATCGCTGTCTGAGGAGGTCCTGGCCCAGTTATCCCAGGCGGCTGGTACAGAAGGACCAGACCACTCTCTGACAAAGTCAGGCCCTCTCTCCAGGCGCCGGAGCTCCCACTCCATTGAAACGACCCCTCGACCACTAGTGCGGCTGAGAAGCATAGATGAGCGCCCCCTGATGTATTCTCGCAGGAATTCCGTCGTCAGCAACATGAACGTTCCGTTCTCCCGCAGGAACTCTTTCTGTGCCGTGGGTCCAACCAAGCGTCTGTCCCTTGGACCATGGGCACACTATGGGCGGGTGAGTTTTTCAGGGCTACCCTTGTACCAACCCATCAAGGAAGTTCAGTACGAGAACACGTACAAGACTGGTCCAGACCAAGGATGCAGGTTCAACCCTGGCGGGGCCCAAAAAGCTCTGGAGACCATTTTGGGAAACTACTTGGTGGACACCAAATACAACCCACTGACCAGCAGCCAACTGACCCAGAACCTGTCTGATCTCATCCGCAGCAAACTCAAAGAACTGTGTCCTAACCGCTACAAAGTGGTCTGCAACGTCTTCTTGGGGCAGATGGGCCACCAAGGGATAAAGGTGGTCAGCCGCTCGCTGTGGGACCCCCAGAATGATAACTTTGTCTCTGCGTCATTTTGCAATGCAACATTATTTGCTGTTGCCATGGTGCACGGATCTTATTATGAATAA